The Theobroma cacao cultivar B97-61/B2 chromosome 1, Criollo_cocoa_genome_V2, whole genome shotgun sequence genome contains the following window.
tctGTTTTGACAAAGCCAGGGCAAACACAGTTGATGCAGAAATTCGGATACTTCTTGGCCAGAATCCTTGTGTGGGCATTCATGGCTACTTTTGAGACTGTATAGGCAGAGAAGGCGGTTGGCCAACCTTTACTTTCTAGTAAACCCTCCTTAAAATCTTTCAGATATTCAGTGAGGAAGTCGTTCAGCTTCTCTTCAGTGGTAAAACCAGTTAATATTCCTTTGAGCCGTTCACCGGTAGTATGCTGATCAACAAAGGTGAGAAGAAACTTTCTGGTCAATCCTCTGTCATAGTATCTGAAAGCCAGGAATTACTCTTTAGAGGGTTTGGTTTCTGTAGGGATTCTACCTTTAACATGACCACAGAGGAGGAAACGTTTACAATCCTTGGTAAGTCAGATAACTGCAGCAAGGGAATAAGTGCTTCGGCTGTTCTTATAGCGCCATAGTAGTTTGTTTTCAGGCATTCTTCTGCTGCCTCGTAAGTTGCACTCAATTTACTCCAAATGGTATTCCAACCTTCCTATATTTCATATGGGTAAGAAGAAACTCAGGTTGTCAGGCTTTCTGAAAGACATAATAAATGAAAGCCTaaacatttcaaactttgGAAAAACTGTTGATGGATATCAAACAATGAATAgataaatagataaataagTAAAGACACCCTGaacttttcaaattttggtGAAGGAGACATAAATGATCAGTCCTGATGACTTACCTGAGCACCGGAAATGTCTGAAGCGTTTAAAGCATCAATGTTTACTCCTACTATCCCGGCATTGTTCACCTGCAGGAGGTCAAATTTTAGTCTcagaaaatcaaaaacttttaattagtaggttttatttCCTGGAATTATGGGCAGGGAAAGAGTCATTGTATATTAAGAGAATCTCTTTCATCAcccaaaatcaagaaaagaaataaatgtattaaaaaaaagcaGGATTCTGGCAAATATGGTATGGTATGGTATGTATGTTGATACCAAGATATCAAGCTTCCCAAACTGTTTCTTCACAAAATCTGCTAGAGAAGCGATGCTTGCAGGGTCGGCCACATCAAGCTGGTGGAAAACTAGATGATCCGAGAGACCAGAGTGTTTCAGATTTTCAAGAGCCTCAAGACCCCTTTTCTCATCTCTAGCAGTTAACACCACCGTGATCCCTTTACAGGCTAACTGCTTACATATTTCAAGTCCAATGCCCTTGTTTGCCCCTGTCACAACTGCATACCTGACAGAAGGAAAAGAACTCAGCAACCAGAAAGGCATGTTACTGTATGGCAAATAGAGAACCTCCATGAAAGAAAATTGCTACCTTTGCATGGACTCCGCCATGATTAGCGAGTGTGAAACAAAGAGAAGTTAGCGGGGTTGCTTCAGGTTTTCTTAAAGACCCTATCTCTTTTGCCTGGCCAATAGTTGCACTGATGAACACAACAGAAAAGATTCGTAATTACTTGGTTTCATTCTCAAAACAAATTACTTAATGTTTTGATGTCTTTTCAGAATTCTCTTTTTAtggtttctttcattttctccgCTTATGCAAGTGGGACACCATTTGCAAACAGAAACGGAGGTGGTAACTTTATGTTGCTTGTGCTTTTGCTTGAGCTGTTTGATTCACTACAAATCAAAGCAGATTGGAGGAGTCTCCAGCATATTTGGACATATActtcataataatttattaaataattaagaactccatattattttaataattgggAGAAGTTATGTTTCatatgacatttttttttctcaacaaTGTTTAATTGGCCAGCTCGTTCCATTCTTGCTTATCAAAGTAGGACCTGATTGCACACAAGAAAATGGAATCAACAACATCCTGTTGCTTAGCCTTTTGCTTGATCCATTGACCTAACTAATATTTCACctaaacttctagttttcaaATCAGAACAGAACAGAGAACATGACAAACATAGAtcttatcttataaatttttgtaGAATATTTCTACATACATAGGAATCAAGTTTGGCAAAGAAAATTACATCATTTGGAATTTTAAAGCTTTCTTATTGTACTTGATAATGAGAGAATGTGAACATCGTCCTCATGTACTAGTTTCACCTCTCTGATGAGATTTCGCTATTTTTGTCAGTAATCTCATTCATAGGATGCAGGTTCACCCTCCATGAAAAAGAGGCCAGAAGGACCACCATTGGGCCAGAGTGCTAACTTAACAGGAGTCGCAGCACCTTCTTCAACAGTTAACTTACCAGTATTGAAACTCAAATCTGTTTTGACAAAGCCAGGGCATACACAATTGATGCTGAATTTTGGGTATCTCCTGGCTAGAATCCTTGTGTAAGCATTCATGGCTACTTTTGAGACTGTGTACGCAGAGACACAAGTTGGccaacccttactttctaatGAACCCTCCTTAAAATCCTTTAGAAACTCAGAGAGTAACTCATCGAGTTTCTCTTCTGTATCAACATCCCTAAATACTCCTTTGAGCTGTTCACTCGGTATATTCTGAGACAAAGTCACAAGAAACTTTGTGGTCAGTTTGGAATTTTTTCTGTTAAGTGTTGGTGTCAACATAGTACCTTTAACTTGCCCCAGAGAGAGGAAACATTAACAATCCTTGGAGAGTCAGATAACTGGAGCAAAGGAACAAGCGCTTCAGCTGTTCTTTTAGCGCCATAGTAGTTTGTGTGAAGGCATTCTTCTCCTCCCTCGTAAGTTTGAGTCAGCACTTTACTCCAAACGGTTGTCAGATCTTTCTGCATTTATAAGAGAAACTCAATTAGTAAAGGATCTTGGAAGACATAATAACACAATCCCAAACCTACAAGTAAACTGCCTTGCATccattaaaattgaatgaacaAAACAGGTCTGACGCACAGTTTTTAATTGCCAGATCTCTTCTGGCTGAATATCTTAATAGGCTAGTTGTTCAAATTGAAGACTAATTTTGTCTTGACCAACTTCGAAACTTCAAGCACACTTCAGATCATGGGGCTATGAGACTTGTCACTtaacattttgtttctttttttcttttttgtgaaCTGAGAAATCAAAGTTACATAATTGTGAAGTCCCCGTTTATAATCATTTCCTGTCATTTCAAGGGAGGTCCCAAAGTAATTAAACAAATAGGAAGTGGCAAGtttcaaacttggtcaaagagaaacaaattcTTTCCAGATAGCTTAATTACCTCAGTAGCAGAAATCCTTGAAGCTCTTAAAGCATCATAGTTCACTGTAGCTCCCCCTATACCAGCGTTATTCACCTGCAGAAGCTCAAACATTCCAGTCACATatagtatttatttttggtactCCACTCACATATATTTTGGATATTTCCCTTATTGCAAGTTTGAGAATCTGTCATcctatatttataaaaaaaaatatatacatagtACAAAATAGCAGGTAACTGGCTACATGACATAAGTTGATACCAAGATATCAAGCTTCCCAAATCTGTTTTTCACAAAATCAGCCAAATAAGTGATGCTAGCAGGGTCTGCCACGTCCAGCTGGTGAAAAACTAGATGATCAGAGAGACCAGAGTCTTTCAGCTTTTCAAGAGCCTCAAGACCCCTCTTCTCATCCCTAGCAG
Protein-coding sequences here:
- the LOC18614186 gene encoding (+)-neomenthol dehydrogenase isoform X2 codes for the protein MAESMQRYAVVTGANKGIGLEICKQLACKGITVVLTARDEKRGLEALENLKHSGLSDHLVFHQLDVADPASIASLADFVKKQFGKLDILVNNAGIVGVNIDALNASDISGAQEGWNTIWSKLSATYEAAEECLKTNYYGAIRTAEALIPLLQLSDLPRIVNVSSSVVMLKHTTGERLKGILTGFTTEEKLNDFLTEYLKDFKEGLLESKGWPTAFSAYTVSKVAMNAHTRILAKKYPNFCINCVCPGFVKTDINFNTGKLTVEEGAASPVKLALLPNGGPSGLFFNRSEPASFDSDN
- the LOC18614186 gene encoding (+)-neomenthol dehydrogenase isoform X1 translates to MEVLYLPYSNMPFWLLSSFPSVRYAVVTGANKGIGLEICKQLACKGITVVLTARDEKRGLEALENLKHSGLSDHLVFHQLDVADPASIASLADFVKKQFGKLDILVNNAGIVGVNIDALNASDISGAQEGWNTIWSKLSATYEAAEECLKTNYYGAIRTAEALIPLLQLSDLPRIVNVSSSVVMLKHTTGERLKGILTGFTTEEKLNDFLTEYLKDFKEGLLESKGWPTAFSAYTVSKVAMNAHTRILAKKYPNFCINCVCPGFVKTDINFNTGKLTVEEGAASPVKLALLPNGGPSGLFFNRSEPASFDSDN
- the LOC18614187 gene encoding (+)-neomenthol dehydrogenase; this translates as MAESFQRYAVVTGANKGIGLEICRQLASKGVMVVLTARDEKRGLEALEKLKDSGLSDHLVFHQLDVADPASITYLADFVKNRFGKLDILVNNAGIGGATVNYDALRASRISATEKDLTTVWSKVLTQTYEGGEECLHTNYYGAKRTAEALVPLLQLSDSPRIVNVSSLWGKLKNIPSEQLKGVFRDVDTEEKLDELLSEFLKDFKEGSLESKGWPTCVSAYTVSKVAMNAYTRILARRYPKFSINCVCPGFVKTDLSFNTGKLTVEEGAATPVKLALWPNGGPSGLFFMEGEPASYE